A segment of the Lolium perenne isolate Kyuss_39 chromosome 3, Kyuss_2.0, whole genome shotgun sequence genome:
ttcacatgttcagaggtgagataatcattcttaacacttctggacattgcacaaagctactgaaagttaatggaataaagaaatccatcaagcatagcaaaacaggcaatgcgaaataaaaggcagaatctgtcaaaacagaacagtccataaagacgaattttttaggtgcaccagacttgctcagatgaaaatgctcaaattgaatgaaagttgcgtacatatctgaggatcaggcacgtaaattggcagatttttctgagttacctacagagaaccctgcccaaattcgtgacagacagaaatctgtttctgcgcagtaatccaaatctagtatcaacctttctatcaaagactttacttggcacaacaatgcaataaaataaagataaggagaggttgctacagtagtaacaacttccaagactcaaatataaaacaaaattgttgtagtaaaataaaaacatggattatctcccaagaagtgctttctttatagccattaagatgggctcagcaatttcaatgatgcactcccaagaaataagagttgaagcaaaagagagcatcaagaagcaaattcaaaacacatttaagcctaacccacttcctatggaaaggaatcttgtaaataaacaaattcatgaagcataatgcaacaagcatagaaagataaaacaagtgcaacttcaagattttaagcatatagagaggtgttttagtaacatgaaaatttctacaaccatattttcctctctcataaagattttcagtagcatcatgagcaaactcaacaatataaatatcacataaagcattcttatcatgagtctcatgcataaaattattactctccacataaccatagtcattcttattaattgtagtgggagcaaattcaacaaagtagctatcatcaaatataggaggcatattgtaatcataatcaaatttatcctccatagtaggcggcaccaaaaggctactatcattataatcatcataaataggagacaaagtatcatcaaagaaaattttctactcaatgcttgggggactaaaaatatcatgctcatcaaaaccagcttccccaagcttagaactttctatatcattagcaacaatggtattcaaagtgttcatactaatatgttccctaggtttttaaattttcgcatcaaaccatccatgtcttaactcaggaaaaagattaaaaagctccatgttgctttccattatgccaaactagtgataaacaagaaacaaaaagatgcaattgcaggatctaaaggaaatagcttcaagcacttacaacggtaccaaaaaataacttagttacctgggtccagagtgtgaatgccttttacctttcctccccggcaacggtgccagaaaatagcttgatgtctactcacgcttattttcctgtagacagtgttgaccctccaagagcagaggtttgtagaacagcagcaagttttcccttaagtggatcacccaaggtttatcgaactcagggaggaagaggtcaaagatatccctctcaagcaaccctgcgatcacaatgcaagaagtctcttgtgtccccaacacacctaatacacttgtcagatgtataggtgcactagttcaggcgaagagatagtgagatacaggtggtatgaatgtatatgagcagtagtaatggcgccagaaaatacttgctagcgtgcagttgacgtgggagatattgcaggaagtagagatgcagtaaaacagtaaacaagcagtgattgcagtatttggaaacaaggcctagggatcatactttcactagtggacactctcaacattgatcacataataaaaccactctacactctcttgttgaatgatgaacaccattaattgtgtaggactacaagagcacctcaattccggagttaacaagctccacaacattcaatgttcatatttaaataaccttagagtgcatgatagaccaacgcaattataccaagtactaacatagcatgcacactgtcactgacacactatgaaaggaggaatagatcacatcaataccatcataataatagttaacttcataatctacaagagatcacaatcataaactacgccaagtactacatgatgcacacactgtcaccattacatcatgaaggaggaatagagtactttaataacatcactagagtagcacatagattaatagtgatacaaagctcatcatatgaatctcaatcatgtaaggcagctcatgagatcattgtattgaagtacatgggagagagattaaccacatagctaccggtacagcccttagcctcgagggagaactactccctcctcatgggagacagcagcggtgatgaagatggcggtggtgtcgatggagatgccttccgggggcacttccccgtcccggcggcgtgccggaatagagactcatgtcccctagatcttggcttcgcgatggcggtggctctggaaggtttctcgtaccgtggcttattcgtctcgaagatttaggtcagggggcttcttataggcgaagagtcggagtcggaagggctgcgttggctccacacaataggggggagcgcccccccttgggccgcgccgccaccctgtgtggtggccctgtggctctccctcccgggtgttctggaagcttcgtggaattataagatgctgggcgttgatttcgtacaatttcaagaatatttccttactaggatttctgaaaccaaaaacagcagaaaacaggaactggcacttcggcatctcgttaataggttagttccggaaaatgcatcaaaacgatgtaaagtgtgaacaaaacatgtgggtattgtcataaaacaagcatggaacataagaaattatcaatacgttggagacgtatcacctcacGCCGCTGGCGGGCCTCCTCCTCGAGTACCTCCCGCCGCTGATGACGAGAGCCAGGCCAAAGCGGCGTCCCTCGCCGCCACCGCTCATCCCGGGCGGCGGGGTCGATGTCGACCTGTGAATCCGGGACTggaagtggaggagacggcggtggagggaactggccagcgccggggcggttcgccattgccactggtggtggaggagacggcggtggagcgacgagggttgtgtttgttgccggcggctGTGGTGGCTACTAGTTACGCCTGGaggccttttatagacgccggcgtcgggaagaaagcgcgggaagaggcgagaagaggcgggaagatcgcgcgggaacgggcggtggcgtgcgaacgccggcgacgcgtggaggctgcgcagcaccgacgggacgtctcgcctgcccctccgtcgccattaaggcaaagatgtcgTCGCGCGATTAACTTCcgccgcgaggtaggcgacggttaggtccaAACTTGAACGAGTCGCTGattggtcggccccgccactccccgcctcgcttttcgttgtgtccggcgtgcccggagcgtcccccgtGGGACAGggatgggctcggggcgccggacaccgtatcgggccgcgccggacaaaaatgggctttgggaacGCAGCTGAAACGGATTTTTGGTCCGACGCGCCCCAAATTACTTTGGGGGAtgttttgggggacgcgactgcagATGCTcttagtcaacccaataaaggacCCTAAGAAAACTCGAGCCATGCAGAAAGAAAATCAAGTACCAGTAGCAAATACGCGATGTCAGACAGAAGTAATACTTCCTCCGTCTCACAACAGCatatacatccaaattttaataAAATCAAGACACTGTTGGTGGGATGGAGTACAACAAGTACGGTCTAGGAAAAATACAAAGTTCTAGAAAACACATTTTTTCTTGAAAACGCAAAAACATTGAGTTTCGATGTATTGATAAAAAAAGTTGATTACAAGCTAAAGACTAGGCCAAAGAACCGATCACTCAAGACGAGAACACGAAAAAAAAACAACATTACACCTTACAGACAAACACTACCCAACTATCCTAGGCCTAGGCGCCAACCAAACAGAGACTCAAGAAACCAAAACCCACAAAGAACCCTTGAATTCATGTTCTTTACCTAGCCTTATGTATCTGACTTCCAAAATAGTGTCAAAGGTTCACTCAGGTGAGCACAAATATATGACAAAGACAATAGTTTTTTAAACttaaataaatatttttgaaatGTTAAACGAATAATTGGCATGTACTCTGAATAACATGAGTGATCAAAGGGGACATAAGTAGTTCCGAGTAACATTTTACTCTCTCTATCTCATGAAAGTTGTCTtcgatttgtcaaaatttggatgcaTCTAACAAAATTTGGATGCATCTACAGATTCATTAGCAGTATAAGTTTGTTGAGCCACGCATTGGTGTGTTGTAGATCTAACAAAATCATGTTGTAGACCGCAGGGTTTGAAATCTTGAGGCATTTGACCACACCACGGTGCATAACATAAGTGGCAAAAGCGATAGCCTCATTGGAGGCCTTCCCTATATTGCTATATTGACGATGGAAgagagatacatctaaatttaaataAATCTAAGACGAGTTTCATGAGTCAGAGGGATTATATGAAATTTGACTTGTTCCATACACATATATTTCGAACATTTTACAAAATGGCGGAACAGTCCGTTGCCAGGCATCATCACAGATTCGATAGCATTACAATTTTGTTGGGCCACGCATTGGTGTGTTGTAGACCTACCAAAATCATGTTGTAGATGGCCGAGGTTGACATGTTAGTTTGGCAGAAGTGATAGCCTCATTGGAGGTCTCCGCTGCGTGTTACATTGACGATGGAAGAGCCACATCCGTAGCCAATACATATGTGTATACATATAGGAGTAGAGTATTACTCCATATCTTATGCATACAATATATAGGCAGAAATACGTATATTATAACTTCAGGAACCCCCTAATTAATCACGGTCTTGTGAAAAGGTTGAGATCACGCCTAAATTCCTCGAAAGCCTTTACTGCCCAAGCCTTTGTGAAACCGCCTATAACTTTATCTTTGCTTGATATAAATTTGATGTCAACTAGTTTGTTTACAACTCTTTCTCGAACAAAATAATAGTCAATCTTAATATGTTTTGCTTTTGCATGGAAGAAACGATCAGCAAACAAATAGGTAGCGTCTTAACTTAGAAATAAACGTCTGATATTAGATACTGATACAATCAAAGTGGAAATTGACCTTCAGTCAAGGTGGAAGAGAAGTTGGCATTTTTTGTATATACGGTCACATAATGCATCATATGAAGATCTGCAACTGCTGTTTCAGCATAGTGCGTCCACTTTTTATCATTATCTCAACGAATTCTTTGAGATTATACTTATCCTAACAAGTTAATTTTCGAGGCCTCGATACATTGATGGACCACATCCCAAAATAGCTATGGGCGATCGCTTTTTCCATACTTGGAGTTTATCTTTTTGTTTGACACTTGTTGACATAGACCCAAGCGCTAAACTTATTGTAATTTATAATGAACTTTTATACTTAGTGTTTTGTATTCTGcgatatatatagtttttattATTATTTAGTTAACATAGTTAACCACATACCAAATGTTAGGTCCGGTGTTCCTTATTATACCTGCGTAACGTGTACCTTCACATAAACTTGCATTGTGCAAAATGTGAACTATCTTCTTATAACAAAAGTTTAGTTTGAATATCTTTTAACAATTACATAAAACTTGTAGCTTAAATGCAGTTGTGGTAAAGATCTCTACATCATAAGACCTATTAATCAAATATCTTACTAACAGAGATTTCCATTTTCTAGTGGGTTCTAAGTTACAAAGACAATCTTATACGGGGTATTCTTTTTCCTCTCCTTAGCGGAAAATTACTTTCCTTTTTGAGGAAAATCTTTTAAGGCAACTGTAAGAAACCTACTCCCTCGGTCCGACAATATAAGACATTTCCGCAAGCTGTTTTAGCTAGTCAAAATGTGGGACTGAGGAAGTAGTACTAATTAAAAGTGCATCCTTGCTATGTAATTAGGTTCTGACTAGGTTTCGACGATTGATTTCATAGAACTTTGGGCTTCATAGCGCCGTACATCACACCAGGTTCTGTGGCATCAGCTCTGTTTTCAGCACTTCATCAGCATATGCAACTTGTTCATCACGTTTTATATTTTGCAGGTTGATTTATCACGTTCTCCATAAGCCTAAAACTGGCATTGACCTGGCTAAGACACATAAATAACTGCCATCATTCCATTTATTATTGATCAAAAACACCGCACAACACTGCTGAAGTATTAATCTTAGTTACCTACAACCAAGTTTATACTACTAAATGTTCCAAAAAAGGTTCTGCAAGTATAAATTTGGAAGTATTGATTAGCCACGCCTCCATTGGTAGAAGAGGAGGACTAACAACCTTACTTATGAAGAGAGCGGAAATACTAAACAGTACTATACAAGCATATATTACAGCACTACCATTTTAGATACAGTTGTACCCACAACACACACCCTATCAGACATTCGCTTTTCCTAAGCGCGTGCATCCTAGTGATATTTACGTAGCATAAAGGTTGCATCTTCGAGAGCTAACTTTAACATGCCCTATCTCCAACAGAAACAATGACTAAACCTACTATATAACATGACTGAAATAAGCTCCGTGAGAAGGCAAAATATTACAAGTGTCAGAGAGAGGTCAGCATATGTATCTAAGTAACAGGGGTCATCCTTGCTCTGATATATTGCAAACAGCTGCTTTGAGTAACGAAAAGCCATCTTGTGACAGAACTCAAGACCATATCGGTCAAACTTTTTTAGGTCCTGTGCAGCCTTCTTAAGCGGCACAGAAGCATCACCATCCAAAAAAAAACTGAGCTATGCGAGAACCCCTAAAAAACAAAACAACTTGCATGACGAGATAAATAGAAACCCGAAATTCAACACTAGTTCTTGGTCTCTTCCTTGCGGCGAAGTGATATACTGGAAACTGGAAGCAAAGAAATATAATGTGTGCTTGTGTACTATACTTATTAGGTTAGTAGTCACAAATTTTTTTTGTAGGCGTCTATTAAGCTAAAACCAAATAGAACAAAAGCCAAACTGGAGCATCAGAAAGTAAATATCCATATACATGTTTTGTTCAACACTAGGTAAGACCTCCTTGCGAAGACTCCGGACGAGGGCGAGAGGCAACAGCTGATCTCGTCGGATGCGTGTGTGTGTGGATCATCTTGTATGGTTGGCTTGTAGCCGGTGTGGGTTCTTGAACGTTTGTTAGATCCTGTTTAGTGCTGTGGTGGTGTTGTGGGTGGGCTCAGAGCCCGTGGTCAAACTATGTTGTCGGATGCTgcttgctttatttataaagctggGCCTGttggccttatgtttaaaaagGTAAGACCTCCTATAAGAGTATAATACAATAATACAATGGTGATCCCGAGTCCGTAGAGTCATCCGGGTATCCCAATTTTTCTATCTAAGAACTCAATTTAGCATGTTGACAGTTCAACCTACACCCAAGTGGCTTACATTCTACACGGGAAAAGTGAAAACATGGAGCCTGGGTTCTACAGATAGAACTGAACATCAAGATCAATAAACACATGGTCAACTTAACCCATTAAATCTCTGTCAATACACTGATAGAAGACCCCTTCTTATCTAAATACAACAGATGTCCCAATGCAAAAATATCTAGACTGAAGTTGTTATGAACAAGGGTAATCTGTCTTTCGTACAGTACGCTATGCAGACAATTAGCAGTTCAAACTATGTCAGGAGAAGACTAAATGGTGATACAACTGTCTACGGCACTGTCAATTAAAGTGTAAGTGAATAAAGAGGGCATTGGCACTGCATATGAACATATTAACTACAGTTAGCAGTTAGGAATACCTTAGTGTATCTATCTGGCTAAATTCCCTTTTGTTATGCACAATAGTCGCCTTTTCTGCTCGTTCTTCCTCAGTTTGCTGTCGATAGATTGCACATAAAGCTTTCAAGGTAAGTTCACGGTGCTCATCAAATGCTGACAGCATCTCTTGCTCAATCTTCCAATCGTTATTATTGGCATTCCTTTTACCCCGAATCCTATCTATAATTTCTACATAGCTTGCCTCGTCGTCAGACTCTTCTAGCTCAGCAGAGGACTCTCAAGCAGAATCGGAAGAATTTTCATAACAACCGTAATCATCTATAAATTCATCCATGCTATCCTCTTCTTCTGAGCCATCCTCACTCTCTTCATGATCTTTGGGTTCAACAAGCTCAAGCACTCGCCGTGCAGGTCATCTTCTCTTTGATTGACTGTTACTTAACCGAGCCGAACACCCTGTTGCCGGAGTAGAACACCCTTCCATCTCATATAGTAGTTCACAATCCTCCTAATTCACCAGCATCCCTACTCCTCCTCTTGCCCTTCATCGTCTGAATAACTTCACGGTTGAAAGAACTGTCATCCTCCTCATTTTCAGTCCCTGTCTCTTTTCCTCAACGTCATCTTCATTGCCACGCCAACATTGGTAGAAGAGGAGGACTAACAACCAACCATTGGTAGAATAGGAGGACTAAAAACCTCACAGTACTAAATGAATTTGGAGGTACTAGTGAATTAGCCACACCAACATTGGTAGAAGAGGAGGACTAAAAACCTCACAGTACTTATGAAGACAGCGGAAATATTGTACAGTGCTACACAAGCAGATATTACATCACTACCATTTCAGATACAGTAGTACCCACAACACACACAACATCAAACATTCGCATTTCTTAACAGAAGACATCTTAGTGATatttacatagcatgaaggttgcATCTTCGAGATCAAACTTTAACATGCCTTCCGAAAGAAACAATGACTAAAGCTATATAACAGGACTGAGATAGGCTACCTGAGAAGGCAAAATATTACAAGTGTCACAGAGAAGTCAGCATATGGATCTAAGTAATACCAGACTCATGGAAAGTAGGGATCCTCCTTGCTCTGATATATTGCGAACAACTGCTTTGAGTAACGAAAAGCCATCTTGTGACAGAACTGAAGACCGTATCGGTCATACTTTTTTAGGTCCTGTGCAGTCTTCTTAAGAGGCCCAAAAGCATCGCCATCCAGAAGAAACTGCGCTACGCGAGAACCCCTAAACAAAGAAAACAATTTGCAGGATGAGACAAAAAGAAACCCCAAGTTCAACTCTAGTTCTTGGTCTCTTCTTATGGCGAAGATATGCTGAAAACTGGAAGCAAAGAAAATACCACATGTGCCTGTGCTGTGTACTTATTATTATTAGGTTGGTAGTCACAAACAAATTGTGTTGGTGTCCATTAAGCCAAAACCAAACAGAATAAAAGCAAAACTGGAGCATCAGAATGTATTTTTTTCAGCACTAGGTAAGACCTCCAATAAGACAATGGTGATCCCGAGTCCGTAGAGTCATCAGGGTATCCCAATTTTGCTATCTAAGAACTCACTTTGGCATGTTGACAGTTCAACCTAGACCCATGTGGCTTACATTCTACATAGGAAAGAGATACTTTACAAATAAATGGTGATACAACCATTAGTACCTCAAACTATGTCAGGACAAGACTAAATGGTGATACAACTGTCCGCGTCATTGTCAATTAAAGTGTAACTGAATAAAGAGGGCATTGGTACTGCATATGAACATATTAACTACCATTGTAAGTTAGGAATACCTTGGCGCATCAATCTGGCTAAATCCCCTTTTGTTATGCACAATAGTGGCCTTTTCTGCCTGTTCTTCCTCAGTTTGCTGCCGGTACAGGGCACATACAGCTTTCAAGGTGAGTTCACGGTGCTCATCAAATGCTGATAGCATCTCTGCCTTGGTCTCCCAGTCCTTATTCTTGGCGTTCTTCTTACCGCGTATCCTATCCATAATTTCTCCATAGTTTTCCTCGTTGTCGGACAGTTCTATTTCTGCAGAGGATTCTCCAGCACAATCAGAAGAATTTTCAGAACAATCCGAATCATCTACTATAAATTCATCCATACTGTCATCTTCATCTGAACCATCCTCGCTCTGTGCATGATCCTTGGGTTCAACAAGCTCAAGCACTCGACGTGCGGGTCGGCTTCTCTTTGCTTGGCTCTTAACAAAGCGAGCCGAGCGCCCTGTTTTTGGTGGAGTAGAACACCCTTCCATCTCATAGAGTAGTTcacaatcctcctcctcctcactctcaCTGTCACTGACTCCACGCAATGCACGCTTCCTACTTCTTGCgacgcccacctcctgatttccaTGACCTCCATGACTCTCATCTTTATCGTCATCCTCACTGTCACTGATCACCCGTGCTCCTGCATTACGATTTTTACCTCCGGGCGTGATTGACACATCATCATCCTCCAGACCCACATGGACATCACAGGGAATACTCCCATGGTCGCCTGCACCACCTCCCTCTGCTTCCACAATCTCGACTTTGTCATCAGTCTGGCCAGTCGCCACCCGCACGGCAAATTTCACAGGAGCTGGGACCGCAGGAACGCCGCCCTCTTCCACGCTCTCCCCCTTGCTGAGATCAACATCAATCCACTCTTCCAGGCGGTCACTGAACAGGACCTTCCTCAAGCGCGCGTTCCCGGCCTCGAGGAAGGAGACCCTAGCCTCCAGGTCGGCGATGCGGGAGGACTTGGCGGCGAGCTCCGCCTCGAGCGCGGCGACCTTCTTCGCCATCTCTGCGATTTCCATCTCCAGCCACCGGCGGCCGCAACCCCGGCCCTGCCGACGATGTGGCGGCTGAACTGAACCCTTGTTGGAGTGGCAGTGGACTAGTCGGCGACTCGGCGGCGCCGCTTGCGTTTCCGTTGTGTGGGGGAGAAGTGAGTAGAGGATTCGAGTGGGCTAAAGAAACAGGCTTCTCGCTGCTGACTGGGCCTTTGGACCGAGCAGATCACCAAGACGTACTGCCACCGGATTACTCAACCGAACCCAAAAAGGACCCTACAAAAACTCAAGACAAAAAGGAAAAAACGACCCACAAAGGCCTAAGTTTGGCACAGTTCCTAGGTGGGAATAAGATTATCATTCAGTCTGATAATGTGCAGGTCATTGAAACTTTGATGAATGGATGCTTCTCGGCCATGTCTTTTTCAGCTATTTTTGATGATTGCAGGATGCTATCTGTTGGTTATAGGAAAATTCAGTTTGAGCATTGTAATAGGGAGGCGAATCAGGTTGCTCATGAGCTAGCTAGGCATAGTGTCATTAATCATGTTGATGAGTTTTGGGATAATGATCCCCCTAACTTTATTATACCAGCAATGGTGAATGATGTAACTACTACCTGATCCAAGGGCAGCAAGTTTTTTACGCACTATTTTCCTTACCAGGtgttgaggacatccctactacaccactacctccgtcattgataaatgaagatgaacctgctgtagagctcaagtccaatgaagttcggattggaccaattacaagggctcgtgcgaagctacttaaacaacaggtgaacttgtttctaaatggtactttgattgatgagaactttatactgcctaagtcctattacttatgtatcatcaggtatcaagaggagacgagcatcgcacgagaaggagaggagcagctggacatgaagacggacgtcaagatggacgtgaagctggacatggagctggacatgaagatatctcatggacgcgcgagggaggagcgggaggcatgcgcgagaggagaaaaagacgtccaggccggtccagcacccggtccgaccggccgccagaccggccaacccggtcatCGACACAGTCGAtcggcgccaaccggacgcgatttatcgtaccggatgaaaaccggaaaacctcgcaactatccggttgccgcccggttgaccggaccccagaccggccgacccggttgccgccggttgaccggaccccagaccggccgatccggtccctggcccggttgaccggattccagaccagaT
Coding sequences within it:
- the LOC127341879 gene encoding uncharacterized protein encodes the protein MEIAEMAKKVAALEAELAAKSSRIADLEARVSFLEAGNARLRKVLFSDRLEEWIDVDLSKGESVEEGGVPAVPAPVKFAVRVATGQTDDKVEIVEAEGGGAGDHGSIPCDVHVGLEDDDVSITPGGKNRNAGARVISDSEDDDKDESHGGHGNQEVGVARSRKRALRGVSDSESEEEEDCELLYEMEGCSTPPKTGRSARFVKSQAKRSRPARRVLELVEPKDHAQSEDGSDEDDSMDEFIVDDSDCSENSSDCAGESSAEIELSDNEENYGEIMDRIRGKKNAKNKDWETKAEMLSAFDEHRELTLKAVCALYRQQTEEEQAEKATIVHNKRGFSQIDAPRGSRVAQFLLDGDAFGPLKKTAQDLKKYDRYGLQFCHKMAFRYSKQLFAIYQSKEDPYFP